The following proteins are co-located in the Engraulis encrasicolus isolate BLACKSEA-1 chromosome 2, IST_EnEncr_1.0, whole genome shotgun sequence genome:
- the LOC134461026 gene encoding eotaxin-like, giving the protein MKVSYVAAAALLALVYCCSQVQCQSFTLPTECCFGYSSKQIPAKRIKSYKITHPNCRKKAVLLTTLNNSKVCADPDAKHTKEIMEKLDMKNLFGTLSTTAIPTNVTNVTNVTNATYVTKI; this is encoded by the exons ATGAAGGTCTCCTATGTTGCTGCTGCAGCCCTGCTTGCCCTGGTGTACTGCTGCTCTCAGGTGCAATGCCAAA GTTTCACCCTACCAACTGAATGCTGTTTCGGCTATTCCAGCAAACAAATTCCTGCCAAAAGAATAAAGAGCTATAAAATCACCCACCCCAACTGCCGTAAAAAGGCTGTACT GCTCACCACACTCAACAACAGCAAGGTGTGTGCCGACCCAGACGCCAAGCATACCAAGGAGATCATGGAGAAATTGGACATGAAGAACTTGTTTGGTACTCTTTCTACGACTGCCATTCCAACCAACGTTACCAACGTTACCAATGTGACCAATGCAACCTATGTGACCAAGATATAA